TTGCTTGACGGTGTGGTGCACCACCGGGTGCATCTTGTGGTGGGTGAGCAAAATCATGCCTGCCTGCATGGCCATGAGGCCGCCGGGGTTCAGGCGGCGCTTGATCAGCTCGTAAAACTCCACCGTAAAAAGCATCCGAGCGGGGTTATCTTCCCCTACCGGATCGTTCAAGTCCACAATGATTACGTCGTAGCTGTCGGGGTGCTGCTCCAGCCAGGCCCTGGCATCCTCGGTAATGATCTGGGCCCTGGGGTCATCAAAAGACCCCTGATGCCACTCCGGTAGCAAGGTGCGGGCCATTTCGACAAGCTCTGCGTCAATGTCGCACATCACCGCCTTCTCCACCGAGGGGTGGCGCAAAACCTCACGCAAAGTAGCCCCCTCTCCCCCACCCACGATAAAGACCGAACGTGGGTTGGGGTGGGCCAGCATAGCCGGATGCACCAGGGTTTCGTGGTAGATATATTCGTCGTTCTCCGTGGATTGCACATCCTTGTCCAGCACCAGCACCTTGCCAAAAGCCCC
This genomic stretch from Meiothermus sp. harbors:
- the speE gene encoding polyamine aminopropyltransferase — protein: MEYGMYYLERVTPYEAIQRRMEKVLASGRTRFQDYFIFQTGAFGKVLVLDKDVQSTENDEYIYHETLVHPAMLAHPNPRSVFIVGGGEGATLREVLRHPSVEKAVMCDIDAELVEMARTLLPEWHQGSFDDPRAQIITEDARAWLEQHPDSYDVIIVDLNDPVGEDNPARMLFTVEFYELIKRRLNPGGLMAMQAGMILLTHHKMHPVVHHTVKQVFRHTRSYRNYIPGFMLNFGFIVASDAVDITGLSEGVLEARILERKLTLRHLEAPFIEAMFVLPKDLKEAIAAEKMVSRDAEPFWLTEEGEARQSRA